A DNA window from Flavisolibacter ginsenosidimutans contains the following coding sequences:
- a CDS encoding SemiSWEET family sugar transporter → MNWTQVVGLFAGVCTASSLLPQLIKTIKEKKAEDISKLMLAVLMLGVATWVAYGFMRNDFPIILTNSFSFLLNVFMMVLRFKYSRKGK, encoded by the coding sequence ATGAACTGGACACAAGTTGTGGGTTTGTTTGCCGGTGTTTGCACTGCATCCTCTCTCCTGCCGCAATTGATAAAGACAATTAAAGAAAAGAAAGCGGAAGATATTTCGAAACTAATGCTTGCCGTATTGATGTTGGGTGTGGCTACATGGGTGGCTTACGGTTTCATGCGCAACGATTTTCCCATTATTCTAACCAATTCGTTTTCATTTTTGCTGAACGTTTTTATGATGGTATTGCGATTTAAATACAGCCGTAAAGGCAAGTAG
- a CDS encoding MerR family transcriptional regulator, with protein MQSFSIRNIELLTGIKAHTLRIWEQRYNFFKAQRKESKQRIYSNEDLKKLLCISFLYHNGWKVSKIAVLSDDGIVEEVRKVALHISNYKTYVQQLLQAALDFNEASFLAVLNELIENIGFEKTIIDVCYPYLHRIGLLWDTGNVIPAQEHFSSYLIQNRLISETERFSAAQNEAPELALFCPENEYHELPLLFLNYLLRKNNWKVLYLGANIKLADLKEAAQLPGIRFLYLHLITNFTGVHIDDYLETLRRSFPDHQIFVSGRGIEQSQRSFVGLQLLRRDEDIFRLIESREKQAFPR; from the coding sequence ATGCAAAGTTTTTCCATCCGAAATATTGAGTTGCTCACGGGCATAAAAGCCCACACGCTGCGGATTTGGGAGCAGCGTTACAATTTTTTTAAAGCGCAACGCAAAGAGAGCAAACAACGCATTTATTCGAACGAGGATCTTAAAAAGCTCCTCTGTATTTCTTTCCTTTACCACAACGGCTGGAAGGTGTCTAAGATTGCCGTATTGTCTGATGATGGAATTGTGGAAGAAGTGCGCAAGGTTGCTCTCCATATTTCGAATTACAAAACTTACGTACAACAACTTTTGCAGGCCGCTCTTGATTTTAACGAGGCATCTTTTCTCGCCGTGTTGAACGAGCTGATTGAAAATATTGGTTTCGAAAAAACGATCATTGACGTATGTTACCCGTATCTGCATCGCATTGGGTTGCTTTGGGATACGGGCAATGTTATTCCTGCACAGGAACACTTTTCAAGTTATCTTATTCAAAACCGCTTGATCAGCGAAACGGAAAGGTTTTCAGCAGCACAAAACGAGGCGCCGGAACTTGCTCTTTTTTGCCCGGAGAACGAATACCACGAATTGCCGCTTCTTTTTTTAAACTATCTCCTGCGAAAGAATAACTGGAAAGTTTTATACCTCGGTGCAAACATTAAACTTGCTGATTTAAAAGAAGCTGCACAACTTCCGGGCATTCGCTTTTTGTATTTGCACCTCATTACCAATTTTACGGGTGTGCACATTGACGATTATTTGGAAACGCTGCGAAGGAGCTTTCCTGATCATCAAATTTTTGTTTCGGGCCGCGGCATTGAGCAGAGCCAGCGAAGCTTTGTCGGCTTGCAACTTTTGCGAAGAGACGAAGATATTTTTCGGTTAATTGAATCGCGTGAAAAGCAAGCATTTCCTCGTTAA
- a CDS encoding DinB family protein translates to MIQQTPWFERAFNFDFPVTNFSVIFSRLEGTLFRLQAILTNADDDYCSYNTDGWSVKEHLGHLSDLEELWWKRLQDFLDRKEILTPADLTNTKTNEARHNEKSLEQLMQQFVVERQRTLETIYGFDRGTLSLISVHPRLHQPMRLIDSLYFVAEHDDHHIAKISGLLRKPEPAPGN, encoded by the coding sequence ATGATACAACAAACGCCCTGGTTTGAACGGGCCTTTAATTTTGATTTTCCCGTTACAAATTTCTCGGTAATTTTTAGCCGGCTCGAAGGAACACTGTTCCGGTTGCAGGCCATTTTGACGAATGCTGATGACGATTATTGCAGTTACAATACCGATGGCTGGTCGGTGAAGGAACACTTGGGACATTTGTCTGATCTGGAAGAGTTATGGTGGAAACGCCTGCAGGATTTTTTAGACCGTAAAGAAATTCTTACGCCTGCCGATTTAACCAACACAAAAACGAATGAAGCCCGGCACAACGAAAAAAGCCTCGAGCAATTGATGCAACAATTTGTCGTTGAACGCCAGCGAACACTGGAAACAATTTATGGTTTCGACCGCGGCACGCTCAGCCTTATATCGGTTCATCCGCGCTTGCATCAGCCCATGCGTTTGATTGACTCGCTCTATTTCGTAGCCGAGCACGACGACCACCACATTGCTAAAATTTCCGGTCTTTTGCGCAAGCCGGAACCGGCACCCGGCAATTGA
- a CDS encoding DUF72 domain-containing protein has translation MRHIRWHIGCSGFYYKEWKEVFYPKGLAQARWFDYYAQHFNTLEINNTFYRFPEPTLFQNWYSKAPDHFCFSVKVPRIVTHLQKFKETEQVLGDFYLLAKEGLKEKLGAILFQLPPSLAYSETLLQNILWQMNPLYQNVIEFRHISWWRKDVFAALKQANVCFCGVSFPGLISDAVVDLSFAYYRFHGVPKLYHSAYSESFIERIAAQMAASTVNEAFVYFNNTASAAALHNAKYLQTLIATHS, from the coding sequence ATGCGTCATATCCGCTGGCACATCGGCTGTTCGGGGTTTTATTACAAAGAATGGAAAGAAGTTTTTTATCCCAAAGGTCTTGCGCAAGCCCGGTGGTTTGATTATTACGCACAGCACTTTAATACGCTTGAGATCAACAATACCTTCTATCGTTTTCCCGAGCCAACGCTTTTTCAAAACTGGTACAGTAAAGCACCCGATCATTTTTGCTTTTCGGTGAAAGTGCCCCGCATTGTTACGCACCTGCAAAAGTTCAAAGAAACCGAACAGGTTCTTGGCGATTTTTATCTTCTTGCCAAAGAGGGGCTGAAAGAAAAACTTGGAGCCATACTTTTTCAATTGCCGCCAAGCCTTGCCTACAGCGAAACACTGCTCCAAAACATCCTTTGGCAAATGAATCCGCTATACCAGAATGTAATTGAGTTCCGGCACATAAGCTGGTGGCGAAAAGATGTGTTCGCAGCTTTGAAACAAGCCAACGTTTGCTTTTGCGGCGTAAGTTTTCCGGGGTTGATAAGCGATGCAGTTGTCGATTTATCGTTCGCTTATTATCGCTTTCACGGCGTACCCAAATTGTATCATTCGGCCTACAGCGAGAGTTTTATTGAACGCATCGCAGCACAGATGGCCGCGTCAACTGTGAACGAAGCCTTTGTTTACTTCAACAACACCGCATCTGCCGCTGCCCTGCATAACGCAAAATATCTGCAAACTTTAATAGCCACCCATTCGTAA
- a CDS encoding pyruvate dehydrogenase complex E1 component subunit beta, whose protein sequence is MRQIPFREALREAMNEEMRRDDRVFLMGEEVAEYNGAYKVSQGMLAEFGPRRVIDTPIAELGFAAVGVGAAQNGLRPIVEFMTWNFAALALDQILNTASKMLAMSGGQITCPIVFRGPNGSAGQLGAQHSTAFEALYANIPGLKVVSPSNGYDAKGLLKQAIRYEEDPVIFMESEVMYGDKSDVPDEEYYIELGKADVKKQGRDVTIVSFNKMMKVALGAAAELEKEGISAEVIDLRSIRPLDWMTILESVKKTNRLVIVEEQWPFASISSEVAYRIQKEGFDYLDAPIRRITAADAPLHYAPNLVAAALPDVPRTVSLVKEVMYLKK, encoded by the coding sequence ATGAGACAAATTCCTTTTCGTGAAGCCCTGCGCGAAGCCATGAACGAAGAAATGCGCCGCGACGATCGTGTGTTTTTAATGGGCGAAGAAGTGGCCGAATACAACGGCGCTTATAAAGTAAGCCAAGGCATGCTGGCCGAATTTGGCCCGAGGCGTGTAATTGATACGCCCATAGCGGAACTGGGTTTTGCAGCCGTTGGCGTGGGTGCTGCACAAAACGGGCTTCGACCGATTGTGGAATTTATGACCTGGAACTTTGCTGCCTTAGCCCTCGACCAGATTTTGAACACTGCGTCAAAAATGCTGGCCATGAGCGGTGGACAAATTACTTGCCCTATTGTATTTCGCGGCCCGAACGGCTCGGCAGGTCAATTGGGGGCACAGCACTCAACGGCTTTTGAAGCGCTTTATGCAAACATCCCGGGATTAAAAGTGGTATCGCCAAGCAACGGCTACGACGCCAAAGGTTTGTTGAAGCAGGCCATCCGTTACGAAGAGGATCCTGTTATTTTTATGGAGAGCGAAGTAATGTACGGCGATAAAAGTGACGTGCCCGATGAAGAATATTACATTGAACTGGGAAAGGCAGATGTAAAGAAACAAGGCCGTGATGTAACGATTGTTTCTTTCAATAAAATGATGAAGGTAGCTCTTGGTGCGGCAGCGGAGTTGGAGAAGGAAGGAATTAGTGCCGAAGTCATCGATCTTCGAAGCATCCGCCCGCTGGACTGGATGACCATTTTGGAAAGCGTGAAAAAAACAAACCGCCTGGTGATTGTTGAAGAGCAATGGCCTTTCGCTTCTATTTCGTCCGAGGTGGCCTATCGCATACAAAAAGAAGGTTTCGATTACCTCGATGCGCCCATTCGCCGCATCACAGCGGCCGATGCACCATTGCACTATGCCCCGAATCTGGTTGCAGCAGCGCTGCCTGACGTGCCGCGAACAGTAAGTCTTGTAAAGGAAGTAATGTATCTGAAAAAATAA
- a CDS encoding TIGR03915 family putative DNA repair protein: protein MKTVVYDGSFEGFLCAVFDVYEYKINEPEIVPLRKHQPSMFAGPHFVNHNLRHSNRVWKALEKKLTLTAQKAVYLAFLSELDGIENKLLQYFQQAFAAEKVLDEDVHNPVGQSVFQAAKKARREKKRTEDFVRFQETKNHLHYALIEPACNVLPLIAKEFKKSYTDRCWMIYDAERQYGFYYNGRQVQKVRAKFLQDAESQKDAIAIFDEGEALYQQLWKKYFKSGTILAKANTKLYVQQMPAQQHNNFPEQQPHLGLSLQDRLTNWTYKRA, encoded by the coding sequence ATGAAGACAGTAGTGTATGACGGTAGCTTTGAAGGTTTTTTGTGCGCTGTATTTGATGTGTATGAATACAAAATAAACGAGCCGGAAATCGTGCCTTTGCGGAAGCATCAGCCTTCAATGTTTGCCGGGCCACATTTTGTAAACCATAATTTGAGACACAGCAACCGCGTGTGGAAAGCATTGGAAAAGAAGCTCACCCTAACCGCGCAGAAGGCTGTGTACCTCGCCTTTCTTTCCGAACTGGATGGCATTGAAAATAAATTGTTGCAATATTTTCAACAAGCTTTCGCGGCCGAAAAAGTTCTGGACGAAGATGTTCATAACCCCGTTGGGCAATCTGTATTTCAGGCCGCAAAAAAAGCACGGCGAGAAAAGAAACGAACGGAAGATTTTGTACGTTTTCAGGAAACAAAAAATCATTTACACTATGCCCTGATTGAGCCGGCCTGCAACGTGCTTCCGCTGATTGCTAAAGAGTTTAAGAAAAGCTATACAGACCGGTGCTGGATGATTTATGACGCAGAACGACAGTACGGTTTTTATTACAACGGAAGACAGGTGCAAAAAGTTCGGGCTAAATTTTTACAGGATGCTGAATCGCAAAAAGATGCAATTGCAATCTTTGACGAAGGCGAAGCGCTTTATCAGCAACTCTGGAAAAAGTATTTTAAAAGCGGAACCATCCTGGCCAAGGCAAACACAAAATTGTACGTTCAACAAATGCCTGCGCAACAGCACAACAATTTTCCTGAACAACAGCCACACCTTGGCTTAAGCTTGCAGGACAGGTTGACGAATTGGACGTATAAAAGAGCTTAA
- a CDS encoding PAS domain-containing protein encodes MEAKTGTTLSLTNLACLPRFAAFLLTEKLAAFVQKQIDYAYELNVPLLKFFLNIPADERFRIGLQTNTEFLNYLVENRAAEQIEQSIKRWTGNQLQVIDRDAIVADDIIQVNHLRKMAMLDFVTEYSTDVQEIIALSKEIDLFILQSITAATNQFMEMVKERMEENSHFIQKVAETIPGAIYVFDVECFRGIYSNKKLPDIIGYDQSDLNLLGEKAVSSLVHPDDQEKLLQQIETIRQSRKDEHSVVKYRVRTKDGYKWLANYESVFKRRDDGLVSQTIGITLDIDKEQKAIERLHNREQQLVEAQEIAQLGNFYWDFQKSVSTGSPKTFELLDTGPNDLQNFMQKVHPDDRKSVEAAINAALESGQFNCEYRIQSKNKTRHIWARGIVEYLDGKPIGMRGTVMDVTEHNELLQKLAEADRRHKRAEALAHIGTYVWNFVSDEIEWSDEMYAIHEVRKGTPMNYRAVLDKVIPEDRTMLHDIITESIDRQKAYDFYYRISTPEGKIKILHSRGSVEVNEGRKPERIVGTDQDVTEKQTLIRRLQKSESLYMQAEVIADMGNWSWDIKHNTLEWTDQLYRIYGLEPQSEELSIERFLSFVHPDDREFVAQGVDRLNTEDTLDYTFRIVTEDGTQKWLRSIAQVLRNETGEVTYIVGTEQNVTEKQKLIGKLEESQRLYKQAQELAQMGNFSWNCNTDEVFWSDEVYKIYERSPGEKVKFTDAFEPIVEEHKGEVQKTIEQVLLTKKGQSISYAIRKKTGGLKYISLHTDVSLAKDGTVTCVIGTAQDITEKEELILRLQESEQLYKQAQSLARMGNWSYELETKNIKWSDELFAIYERSKEAPLSIEEWSSYIDLEEREKMLAQMDAAIREKKPIDFIHRITLPNGKTKVLHRRGEVITNQTGKAIKLIGTTQEITQQYKTQTELRESQNFIRKITDATPSIIASYNVNTGAYTFISEGLEKLLGYPTSEVMEKGTAFFVSIVHPDDLPVIMEKNQKALDEANSISPKKDIVAEFTYRMKHKNGDYRWFHTYGTIFDYNGNGKVEHILNITLDVTEQKLAVQTIREQEYFIQQIADASPTILYLFDVPTQSLAYINREAFFVLGYLPEEIIEEGGNVTALLYHPDDVQLLPARKQSKKNFQQVDSMIQYECRIKHKDGDYRWLLVREIIFKSDEKGAVTQIIGAALDITRRKEMERTILQNARQLEQSNASLEEFAYVASHDLKEPLRKISTFGDRLVASQLDRLSDEGKIYLTKIVDASQRMQAMISDLLSISMISGNSQFEKVSLQKILEETLQTLEYKIEQQKAVIRYEALPEANVIPSQFRQLFQNLIANSLKFVREGVQPIILVQCETASLEEKQSHQFSKSATYLKLIFSDNGIGFENEYAHKIFAIFHRLHGRSEYEGSGIGLAICKKIVEHHGGVIFASGLPDTGATFTLIIPA; translated from the coding sequence GTGGAAGCAAAAACCGGTACAACATTATCATTAACCAACCTAGCCTGCCTGCCGCGCTTTGCCGCTTTTCTGTTGACGGAAAAACTGGCTGCCTTTGTGCAAAAGCAAATTGACTATGCGTACGAGTTGAACGTTCCGCTGCTGAAGTTTTTTTTGAACATACCCGCCGACGAACGCTTTAGGATAGGCCTGCAAACCAACACCGAGTTTCTGAATTACCTGGTGGAGAACAGGGCCGCTGAGCAGATTGAGCAATCCATAAAAAGATGGACGGGAAACCAATTGCAGGTTATAGACAGAGATGCCATCGTTGCGGATGATATAATACAGGTTAACCATTTGCGAAAGATGGCCATGCTTGACTTTGTGACGGAGTACTCAACCGACGTGCAAGAGATAATAGCGTTAAGCAAAGAAATCGATTTGTTCATCTTGCAATCTATTACCGCCGCTACAAATCAATTTATGGAAATGGTGAAGGAGCGAATGGAAGAAAACTCGCACTTTATTCAAAAGGTAGCGGAAACCATTCCGGGCGCCATTTATGTTTTTGATGTAGAATGTTTCAGAGGAATTTATTCAAATAAAAAACTTCCGGACATCATTGGTTACGATCAGTCGGACTTGAATTTGCTTGGCGAGAAGGCCGTTTCTTCACTCGTACATCCCGATGACCAGGAAAAACTTTTGCAACAGATTGAAACGATCCGTCAATCGCGGAAAGACGAGCATTCCGTTGTTAAATACCGCGTTCGAACAAAGGATGGATATAAATGGCTGGCCAATTACGAGTCGGTTTTTAAGCGCAGGGACGATGGCTTAGTCTCGCAGACCATTGGCATAACGCTGGACATTGACAAAGAGCAAAAGGCAATCGAGAGGCTGCACAACCGCGAACAGCAATTGGTGGAAGCGCAAGAGATTGCCCAACTGGGAAATTTTTACTGGGATTTTCAGAAAAGTGTTTCAACCGGCTCGCCCAAAACGTTTGAATTGCTTGATACCGGGCCCAACGACCTTCAAAATTTTATGCAGAAGGTTCACCCCGATGATCGCAAATCTGTAGAAGCGGCAATTAACGCCGCCCTGGAGTCGGGGCAATTTAATTGCGAGTACCGCATTCAATCAAAAAACAAAACGCGTCACATTTGGGCAAGGGGCATTGTTGAATACCTTGATGGTAAGCCCATAGGCATGAGGGGCACGGTGATGGACGTTACAGAACACAACGAGCTTTTGCAAAAATTAGCAGAAGCCGATCGCCGCCACAAGCGAGCCGAAGCCCTTGCACATATAGGCACTTACGTCTGGAACTTTGTCTCAGATGAAATTGAATGGTCCGACGAGATGTATGCCATCCATGAAGTAAGGAAAGGAACACCGATGAATTATCGGGCCGTTCTTGACAAGGTAATTCCCGAGGACAGGACGATGCTTCACGACATTATTACGGAAAGCATTGACCGGCAAAAAGCGTATGATTTTTACTATCGCATTTCAACGCCAGAGGGTAAAATAAAAATTCTTCATTCGCGGGGAAGCGTTGAAGTCAACGAAGGTCGAAAGCCCGAAAGAATTGTGGGTACCGATCAGGATGTAACGGAAAAACAAACGCTTATCCGCCGCTTGCAAAAATCAGAATCATTGTACATGCAGGCCGAAGTAATTGCAGACATGGGCAACTGGAGTTGGGACATTAAACACAACACCCTGGAATGGACAGACCAGTTGTACCGCATTTACGGCCTCGAACCGCAAAGCGAGGAACTGTCCATAGAGCGGTTTCTTTCTTTCGTTCACCCGGATGACCGTGAGTTTGTGGCACAGGGCGTAGACCGGTTAAACACAGAAGACACGCTTGATTATACGTTCAGGATCGTTACCGAAGACGGTACGCAAAAATGGTTGCGTTCCATTGCGCAGGTTTTGCGTAACGAAACCGGCGAGGTTACCTACATTGTCGGCACGGAACAGAACGTAACCGAAAAGCAAAAGCTCATTGGCAAGTTGGAAGAAAGCCAGCGTCTATACAAACAAGCCCAGGAACTGGCGCAAATGGGAAATTTTTCCTGGAACTGCAACACGGATGAAGTCTTTTGGTCGGATGAAGTGTACAAAATTTATGAGAGGTCTCCCGGTGAGAAAGTAAAGTTTACGGATGCCTTTGAACCCATTGTTGAAGAACACAAAGGTGAGGTTCAAAAAACAATTGAACAGGTACTGCTAACAAAAAAAGGCCAGAGCATTAGCTACGCCATTCGCAAAAAAACCGGCGGTTTAAAATACATCAGTCTGCATACAGATGTGAGTCTTGCCAAAGACGGAACCGTTACCTGCGTTATTGGCACGGCGCAAGACATTACCGAGAAAGAAGAACTCATTCTCCGCTTGCAGGAAAGCGAACAACTTTACAAACAAGCACAGTCGCTGGCACGGATGGGCAATTGGTCCTACGAACTTGAGACAAAGAACATAAAATGGAGCGATGAACTTTTTGCCATTTACGAACGGTCTAAAGAAGCGCCGCTGTCAATCGAGGAATGGTCGTCTTATATAGATCTGGAAGAAAGGGAAAAGATGTTGGCTCAGATGGACGCTGCTATTCGGGAAAAGAAACCGATTGATTTTATTCACCGCATTACCCTGCCGAACGGAAAAACAAAAGTTCTTCACCGCCGCGGCGAAGTCATTACCAACCAAACAGGAAAAGCCATCAAATTAATCGGCACCACGCAAGAAATTACCCAGCAATACAAAACGCAAACAGAACTTCGCGAAAGTCAAAACTTCATTCGTAAAATCACGGACGCAACGCCGTCCATCATCGCATCCTATAACGTAAACACAGGCGCTTATACGTTCATTAGCGAGGGGCTTGAAAAACTGTTGGGCTATCCCACCAGCGAAGTGATGGAAAAAGGGACGGCCTTCTTTGTGAGCATCGTACATCCCGATGACCTGCCGGTGATAATGGAAAAGAATCAAAAGGCGCTGGATGAAGCCAACAGCATTTCCCCCAAAAAGGACATTGTTGCGGAGTTTACATACCGCATGAAGCACAAGAACGGCGACTACCGGTGGTTTCATACGTACGGAACAATTTTCGATTACAACGGCAACGGCAAAGTGGAGCATATACTGAACATTACGCTTGACGTAACGGAGCAAAAATTAGCTGTTCAAACCATTCGCGAACAGGAATATTTTATTCAGCAAATTGCCGATGCCTCGCCTACTATTCTTTACCTCTTTGACGTGCCCACACAAAGCCTGGCTTACATAAACCGCGAAGCTTTTTTTGTGCTGGGCTATTTGCCGGAGGAAATCATTGAAGAAGGCGGCAACGTTACGGCCCTGCTTTATCATCCCGATGACGTGCAGCTTTTGCCCGCACGAAAGCAAAGCAAAAAGAATTTTCAGCAAGTGGACAGCATGATCCAATACGAGTGCCGCATAAAACACAAAGACGGAGACTACCGCTGGCTGCTGGTGCGTGAAATTATTTTCAAGAGCGATGAGAAAGGCGCCGTTACGCAAATCATTGGCGCTGCGCTCGACATTACCCGCCGCAAAGAAATGGAGCGAACCATTTTGCAAAACGCAAGGCAACTGGAGCAATCCAACGCAAGCCTGGAGGAATTTGCTTACGTGGCTTCGCATGACCTGAAAGAACCGCTGCGAAAGATATCCACTTTTGGCGACCGGCTTGTGGCTTCGCAACTTGACCGGTTGAGCGACGAAGGCAAAATTTATCTTACCAAAATTGTGGATGCGTCGCAGCGAATGCAAGCCATGATTTCCGATTTGCTTTCCATCTCCATGATTAGCGGCAACAGTCAATTTGAAAAAGTAAGCCTGCAAAAAATATTGGAAGAAACCCTGCAAACCCTCGAATACAAAATTGAACAGCAAAAAGCGGTGATTCGTTACGAGGCTTTGCCGGAAGCAAACGTGATTCCGTCACAATTCAGACAACTTTTTCAAAACCTCATTGCCAACTCGCTAAAGTTTGTACGCGAAGGCGTGCAGCCCATTATTTTAGTGCAATGCGAGACGGCATCTTTGGAAGAAAAGCAATCGCACCAGTTTTCAAAATCTGCCACTTATCTGAAACTTATTTTTTCCGATAACGGCATTGGCTTTGAAAACGAATACGCACACAAGATCTTCGCCATCTTTCACCGACTTCACGGCCGAAGTGAATATGAAGGTTCGGGCATTGGTCTTGCCATTTGCAAAAAAATTGTCGAGCACCACGGCGGCGTTATTTTTGCCAGCGGCCTGCCGGACACCGGCGCCACGTTTACGCTAATTATTCCGGCATGA
- a CDS encoding sigma-54-dependent transcriptional regulator, with protein MATLLIIDDEKSIRKTLTEILSFEGYKIEEAADGEEGLKKFREKTFDVVLCDIKMPKIDGMEFLQKATEAAPDVPVIMISGHGTIETAVEAVKKGAYDFISKPPDLNRLLITIRNAMERNKLVSETKTLKRRVSKVQEMIGESAPIKQIKDTIEKVAPTEARVLITGENGVGKELVARWLHQKSSRAENPLVEVNCAAIPSELIESELFGHEKGSFTSAIKQRIGKFEQANGGTLFLDEIGDMSLSAQAKVLRALQEGKITRVGADKDINVDVRVVAATNKDLMKEVEEKNFRLDLYHRLSVILIHVPSLNERRDDVPLLVNNFLKEICEDYGMPPKSIDDDAMKALQEYNWTGNIRELRNVVERLVILSGKTITENDIKSYVLPK; from the coding sequence ATGGCGACGCTTCTAATCATTGACGACGAAAAATCAATCCGCAAAACCCTTACAGAAATTCTCTCCTTTGAAGGCTACAAAATTGAAGAAGCAGCAGACGGTGAAGAAGGCCTGAAAAAATTCAGGGAGAAAACCTTTGACGTTGTTCTGTGCGACATTAAAATGCCCAAGATAGACGGGATGGAGTTTCTGCAAAAGGCGACAGAAGCAGCCCCCGATGTTCCCGTCATTATGATTTCCGGTCACGGCACAATAGAAACCGCTGTGGAAGCCGTGAAAAAAGGCGCCTATGACTTTATTTCCAAACCGCCAGACTTGAACCGTCTTCTTATTACCATTCGCAACGCCATGGAGCGAAACAAACTGGTAAGCGAAACAAAGACCCTTAAGCGTCGTGTAAGCAAAGTGCAAGAGATGATTGGCGAGTCGGCGCCCATTAAACAAATCAAAGACACCATCGAAAAAGTTGCGCCTACCGAAGCCAGGGTTTTAATTACCGGCGAGAACGGCGTGGGCAAGGAGTTGGTGGCCCGTTGGCTGCATCAAAAAAGCAGCCGGGCCGAAAATCCTTTGGTTGAAGTGAACTGCGCCGCCATCCCAAGTGAACTGATCGAAAGCGAATTGTTTGGCCACGAGAAAGGTTCGTTCACGTCAGCCATCAAGCAACGCATCGGCAAGTTTGAGCAAGCCAACGGCGGCACGTTGTTTCTGGATGAAATTGGCGACATGAGTTTAAGTGCACAAGCCAAAGTTTTGCGTGCCTTGCAGGAAGGAAAAATAACCCGCGTTGGCGCCGATAAGGACATCAACGTGGACGTGCGGGTAGTCGCCGCCACCAACAAAGATTTGATGAAGGAAGTAGAAGAAAAGAACTTTCGCCTTGACCTTTATCACCGCCTTAGTGTTATTCTTATCCATGTGCCTTCTCTGAACGAAAGAAGAGACGACGTTCCGTTGTTGGTCAATAATTTTCTAAAAGAAATTTGCGAAGATTACGGCATGCCGCCAAAGTCCATTGACGATGACGCCATGAAGGCTTTACAGGAGTACAACTGGACCGGCAATATCCGCGAGTTACGAAACGTTGTGGAGCGGCTGGTTATCCTCTCTGGCAAAACCATTACGGAAAACGACATCAAATCATACGTGTTACCAAAATAA
- a CDS encoding response regulator: protein MKRKHRILIVDDDVDDREIIRDAFESKLDAVNCIFLENGERLLSYLEDLRDSGEPSLIMLDLNMPGKDGREILKALKTDNYFRRIPTVVFTTSSSYRDRQAVYDLGANCFVTKPDTFNKLVELTNAIALLWLE from the coding sequence ATGAAACGAAAGCACAGGATTTTAATTGTTGACGACGATGTGGATGACAGGGAAATCATTCGCGACGCATTTGAAAGCAAGCTTGACGCGGTTAACTGTATATTTCTGGAAAACGGCGAACGGCTATTGAGCTACCTCGAGGACCTTCGCGATTCCGGTGAGCCATCGCTGATCATGCTGGATTTAAACATGCCTGGAAAAGACGGCCGCGAAATTTTAAAAGCCCTTAAAACCGATAATTATTTCCGGCGGATTCCAACGGTTGTATTTACTACTTCATCTTCTTACCGCGACCGGCAAGCCGTTTATGATTTGGGCGCCAATTGTTTTGTTACCAAGCCCGATACGTTTAACAAGCTGGTGGAACTAACAAACGCCATTGCGTTGTTGTGGCTGGAGTGA